From the genome of Desulfovibrio aminophilus:
TCGGGATAGGGCACGATGGTGTCGATGAGCCCGCCCACGGCCGTGGCCACGGGAATGGCCCCGAAGCGCAGGGCGTACATCTGGGTCAGGCCGCAGGGCTCGTAGCGCGAGGGCATGAGGAAGATGTCCGACCCGGCCTGGATGCGGTGGGCCAGATCCTCGGAATAGCCCACCACCACGGCCAGACGGCCGGGGTATTCCTCGATGAGTTCCATCAGCCGCGCCTCGTGCTTGAGATTGCCCTCGCCGAGGGCCACCACGCCCACCTGCTTCTTCATCAGCCTGGGGATGATGCCGATGAGCAGGTCGATGCCCTTCTGGCCGCGCATGCGGCCGATGAAGCTCAACAGCGGCTTGTCCTCGAGCTGGTCCGAAAGATAGAGTTCGCGGATGAGGGACTTCTTGCACTCGCGCTTCCCGGAGGGATCGCCGACGTCGTAGGAGCAGGACAGGAACTTGTCGCCGTCCGGGTCCCAGACGTCGTAGTCCGCGCCGTTGAGGATGCCCCGCAGCACGGGCCGCCGCTTGTTCAGGATGCCCTCCAGGCCGCAGCCGAACTGGGGCGTGAGAATCTCCCTGGCGTAGGAGGGGCTCACCGTGGTCACGGCGTCGGCGTAGGCGATGCCCGCCTTGAGCAGGTTGAAGTCCCCGAAATACTCGGCCCCGTCCATGTGCCAGGCCGCGTGGTCCAGGCCGCATTCCCAGAACAGGCGCGAGGAGAAGCGGCCCTGGAAGGCCAGGTTGTGGATGGTCATGACCGTGCGGGTGTCGGCCCAGCGCGGGTCCTTCTTGCGCAGGAACCAGACATAGGCCGGAGCCAGGGCGGTCTGCCAGTCGTGGGCGTGGATCACGGCCGGGGGCTCGGGCAGCCGGGAGGCGAACTCCAGCGCGGCCCGGCAGAAGAAATTGAATCGCTCGCAGTTGTCGAAGTAGTCGCCGTCG
Proteins encoded in this window:
- the glgA gene encoding glycogen synthase GlgA — its product is MAGKPLVLFLTSEMYPFSKTGGLGDVLGALPLALHRKGINTAVLTPMYGRLSTAGYKLRLTQSHIPVGYPWPPVTADVYQTDYHGMPVYFLARGEYFDRRFYYNTYDGDYFDNCERFNFFCRAALEFASRLPEPPAVIHAHDWQTALAPAYVWFLRKKDPRWADTRTVMTIHNLAFQGRFSSRLFWECGLDHAAWHMDGAEYFGDFNLLKAGIAYADAVTTVSPSYAREILTPQFGCGLEGILNKRRPVLRGILNGADYDVWDPDGDKFLSCSYDVGDPSGKRECKKSLIRELYLSDQLEDKPLLSFIGRMRGQKGIDLLIGIIPRLMKKQVGVVALGEGNLKHEARLMELIEEYPGRLAVVVGYSEDLAHRIQAGSDIFLMPSRYEPCGLTQMYALRFGAIPVATAVGGLIDTIVPYPDPAATGFTFAEPSAEQFLWTINLAIKLWKEDKHAWAGMVDRAMHQAFTWDRSAGDYIKLYQDIGARLA